The following proteins come from a genomic window of Micromonospora echinofusca:
- a CDS encoding dTMP kinase produces MRGATIIALVGIDGAGKTTQAKALADRLRAAGVPATYFENPGGRPLWNRLAHALGRRDGPHLFGRTGYVALEASVRWLAIARAVLVSRLTGRAAVMDRWSWCQYVVMRVRGDRGGRLARLAYAIFPRPGVVCFLAVSPELAQQRVLARGVDTEELPYLRALDAGYRELPEFGSFTVVDADGGPAEVRAALDRVLRTALGPRYRADRP; encoded by the coding sequence GTGCGCGGAGCGACGATCATCGCCCTGGTCGGCATCGACGGGGCCGGGAAGACCACCCAGGCGAAGGCGCTGGCCGACCGACTCCGAGCGGCGGGGGTGCCGGCCACCTACTTCGAGAACCCCGGCGGCCGGCCGCTGTGGAACCGGCTCGCCCACGCCCTGGGCCGCCGCGACGGGCCGCACCTGTTCGGTCGCACCGGCTACGTGGCGCTCGAGGCGAGCGTACGCTGGCTCGCCATCGCCCGGGCGGTGCTGGTGTCCCGGCTGACCGGCCGCGCGGCGGTGATGGACCGGTGGTCCTGGTGCCAGTACGTGGTGATGCGGGTCCGCGGCGACCGGGGCGGGCGGCTGGCGCGGCTGGCGTACGCGATCTTCCCGCGCCCGGGCGTGGTCTGCTTCCTGGCGGTCTCGCCCGAGCTGGCGCAGCAGCGGGTGCTGGCCCGGGGCGTCGACACCGAGGAACTGCCCTACCTGCGCGCGCTGGACGCCGGCTACCGGGAGCTGCCGGAGTTCGGCTCGTTCACCGTCGTCGACGCGGACGGCGGGCCGGCCGAGGTCCGCGCCGCCCTCGACCGCGTGCTGCGTACGGCTCTGGGGCCCCGGTATCGGGCCGACCGGCCGTGA
- a CDS encoding dihydrofolate reductase family protein, with product MREIIYGVHQSLDGFIEGPNGEFDWPQMGDELSAYSLAQCEQVGGFLYGRRVWELMAGYWPQVESISEHPHDLAFAPIWRRTPKVVVSRTLTGAEHGAQVVGGADLGKEVSALKEQPGGDLLLLGGAGAAGALTGLDLIDEYQIFVHPVVLGGGKPVFAPSERMGLRLVDSRVFDGRSVLLRYRREG from the coding sequence ATGCGAGAGATCATCTACGGGGTGCACCAGTCGCTCGACGGGTTCATCGAGGGGCCGAACGGCGAGTTCGACTGGCCGCAGATGGGGGACGAGTTGTCCGCGTACTCGCTGGCGCAGTGCGAGCAGGTCGGCGGGTTCCTCTACGGCCGCCGGGTCTGGGAGCTCATGGCCGGTTACTGGCCGCAGGTCGAGTCGATCTCCGAGCACCCGCACGACCTGGCGTTCGCGCCGATCTGGCGGCGTACGCCGAAGGTGGTCGTCTCGCGCACCCTCACCGGGGCCGAGCACGGCGCGCAGGTGGTCGGGGGTGCCGACCTCGGCAAGGAGGTCAGCGCGCTCAAGGAGCAGCCGGGCGGCGACCTGCTGCTCCTCGGCGGCGCCGGGGCCGCCGGCGCGCTGACCGGACTCGACCTGATCGACGAGTACCAGATCTTCGTGCACCCGGTGGTGCTCGGCGGCGGCAAGCCGGTCTTCGCGCCCAGCGAGCGGATGGGTCTGCGCCTGGTCGACTCGCGGGTCTTCGACGGCCGGTCGGTCCTGCTGCGCTACCGCCGGGAGGGCTGA
- a CDS encoding TrmH family RNA methyltransferase: MTPQGAPASGGPGRLPRVRQNRRVPIHPITDPDDDRIADYRALTDVELRTRWEPPHGLFIAEGELVLRRALRAGYPARSYLVDAKRVDQLADLDTGDAPVYAATQDVLQRATGFHVHRGVLASFRRKPLPVAADVLAAARRVVILEDVNNHTNLGAVFRGAAALGIDAVLLSPSCADPLYRRSVRVSMGEVFAVPYAKLEQWPAGLDQVREAGFTVLAMTPAPDAVPIQRLTPAQRERAALLLGAEGPGLTAAAQSASDVRVVIPMRRGVDSLNVAAAAAVTFWELGRDDFA; the protein is encoded by the coding sequence ATAACGCCCCAGGGTGCCCCGGCGTCGGGCGGCCCGGGGCGGCTGCCGCGCGTCCGGCAGAATCGGCGGGTGCCCATCCACCCCATCACCGACCCCGACGACGACCGGATCGCCGACTACCGGGCGCTGACCGACGTCGAACTGCGCACCCGCTGGGAGCCGCCGCACGGCCTGTTCATCGCCGAGGGCGAGCTGGTGCTGCGCCGGGCGCTGCGGGCCGGCTATCCGGCCCGGTCGTACCTGGTGGACGCCAAGCGGGTCGACCAGCTCGCCGATCTGGACACCGGCGACGCCCCGGTCTACGCCGCCACCCAGGACGTGCTGCAGCGGGCCACCGGCTTCCACGTGCACCGGGGCGTGCTGGCGTCGTTCCGGCGCAAGCCGCTGCCGGTCGCCGCCGACGTCCTGGCGGCGGCCCGACGGGTGGTGATCCTCGAGGACGTGAACAACCACACCAACCTCGGGGCGGTCTTCAGGGGCGCCGCCGCGCTCGGCATCGACGCGGTGCTGCTGTCGCCGTCCTGTGCCGATCCGTTGTACCGGCGCAGCGTCCGGGTCAGCATGGGGGAGGTCTTCGCGGTGCCGTACGCCAAGCTCGAGCAGTGGCCCGCGGGCCTGGACCAGGTGCGGGAGGCGGGCTTCACCGTGCTCGCCATGACGCCGGCCCCGGACGCCGTGCCGATCCAGCGGCTCACGCCAGCGCAGCGCGAGCGTGCGGCGCTGCTGCTCGGGGCCGAGGGCCCCGGCCTCACCGCGGCGGCCCAGTCCGCCAGCGACGTACGGGTGGTCATCCCGATGCGGCGGGGGGTGGACTCGTTGAACGTGGCCGCCGCGGCCGCGGTCACCTTCTGGGAGCTGGGCCGTGACGACTTCGCCTGA
- a CDS encoding transglycosylase domain-containing protein, whose product MAPPRPPLSRLFTVLLAGVLAGLVLAVAALPGNLLLGFAAKAAVGSYAALPEALRTPATPQRSYLYANDGKTLITTFYDVNRTDVPLDEIAPVMRQAIVAAEDRRFYDHGGADLRGLLRAVVSNVSGGGQQGGSTLTMQYVRNVLKTDPGRTAEERAAATEQTVGRKIQEIRYATALEQRLSKDEILNRYLNIAYFGSGAYGIAAASQRYFAKPPAELTLGEAALLAGLVQSPEAYSPIDGDADAALQRRGYVLDSMVDTGAISAEEAARARAEKLTLRPTAQPNGCTAVAQGHDDWGFFCDYLRQWWLAQPEFGASVEEREQALRRGGYTVVTSLDPQVQATAQKEATRVYSYDNKRALPIAAVEPGTGRVLAMAVNRHYSLDPNPDGQANHPNTVNPLISGGDSVDGYQAGSTFKLFTMLAALEAGKPLSTGFDAPSRLPTRYAAEGEGSCDGRWCPANANPEWMDGYRMMWDGFGRSVNTYFVWLAEQVGQEKVVEMAERLGITFRADADATFAENDAADWGSFTLGVTATTPLDLANAYATVAAEGTYCAPLPVVSVTAPDGQRVPVGDPSCRRVLDADVARAATDAARCPVGQQSTLAQCNGGTATSVNRILDGRPVAGKTGSSERNATETFVGFTPQVAVAGIAANPDDPTDSVGAAVQAKVIDAVARVIGTAVAGEPEKAFAAPSRELIGDPRRPVERPPVEQRRPSEERRPSEERRPSPSDDQRLSDLRRWLERRG is encoded by the coding sequence ATGGCCCCACCCCGCCCGCCGCTGTCGCGGCTGTTCACCGTGCTGCTCGCCGGCGTGCTCGCCGGCCTCGTCCTGGCGGTCGCCGCGCTGCCGGGAAACCTGCTGCTCGGGTTCGCCGCCAAGGCCGCGGTCGGCTCGTACGCGGCGCTGCCCGAGGCGCTGCGCACCCCCGCCACGCCCCAGCGCTCCTACCTCTACGCCAACGACGGCAAGACGCTGATCACCACGTTCTACGACGTCAACCGCACCGACGTGCCGCTCGACGAGATCGCCCCGGTGATGCGGCAGGCGATCGTGGCGGCCGAGGACCGGCGCTTCTACGATCACGGCGGGGCCGACCTGCGCGGGCTGCTGCGGGCCGTGGTGTCGAACGTCTCCGGCGGCGGCCAGCAGGGCGGCTCCACGCTGACCATGCAGTACGTCCGCAACGTGCTCAAGACCGACCCGGGCCGCACCGCCGAGGAGCGCGCCGCGGCCACCGAGCAGACCGTCGGGCGCAAGATCCAGGAGATCCGGTACGCCACGGCGTTGGAGCAGCGCCTCAGCAAGGACGAGATCCTCAACCGGTACCTGAACATCGCGTACTTCGGCTCCGGGGCGTACGGCATCGCGGCGGCCAGCCAGCGCTACTTCGCCAAGCCCCCGGCGGAGCTGACCCTCGGCGAGGCGGCGCTGCTCGCCGGCCTGGTGCAGTCGCCGGAGGCGTACAGCCCGATCGACGGCGACGCGGACGCGGCGCTCCAGCGGCGCGGCTACGTGCTCGACTCGATGGTCGACACCGGCGCGATCAGCGCCGAGGAGGCCGCGCGGGCCCGCGCCGAGAAGCTGACCCTGCGCCCCACCGCCCAGCCCAACGGCTGCACCGCCGTCGCCCAGGGCCACGACGACTGGGGCTTCTTCTGCGACTACCTGCGGCAGTGGTGGCTCGCGCAGCCCGAGTTCGGGGCCAGCGTCGAGGAGCGCGAGCAGGCGCTGCGCCGGGGCGGCTACACCGTGGTGACCTCGCTGGACCCGCAGGTCCAGGCCACCGCGCAGAAGGAGGCCACCCGGGTCTACTCGTACGACAACAAGCGCGCCCTGCCGATCGCCGCCGTCGAGCCGGGCACCGGCCGGGTCCTGGCGATGGCGGTCAACCGGCACTACAGCCTCGATCCCAACCCCGACGGGCAGGCCAACCACCCCAACACCGTCAACCCGCTGATCTCCGGCGGCGACAGCGTGGACGGCTACCAGGCCGGCTCGACGTTCAAGCTCTTCACCATGCTCGCCGCGCTGGAGGCCGGCAAGCCGCTGTCCACCGGCTTCGACGCGCCCAGCCGGTTGCCCACCCGGTACGCCGCCGAGGGCGAGGGCAGCTGCGACGGCCGATGGTGCCCGGCCAACGCCAACCCGGAGTGGATGGACGGGTACCGGATGATGTGGGACGGCTTCGGCCGTTCGGTGAACACCTACTTCGTCTGGCTGGCCGAACAGGTCGGGCAGGAGAAGGTGGTCGAGATGGCCGAGCGCCTCGGCATCACCTTCCGGGCCGACGCCGACGCCACCTTCGCCGAGAACGACGCCGCCGACTGGGGCTCGTTCACCCTGGGCGTGACCGCCACCACCCCGCTCGACCTGGCCAACGCGTACGCCACCGTGGCCGCCGAGGGCACCTACTGCGCGCCGCTGCCGGTGGTCTCGGTGACCGCGCCGGACGGCCAGCGGGTGCCCGTCGGCGACCCGTCCTGCCGGCGGGTGCTCGACGCCGACGTGGCCCGGGCCGCCACCGACGCGGCCCGCTGCCCGGTCGGTCAGCAGTCCACGCTCGCGCAGTGCAACGGGGGCACGGCCACCTCCGTGAACCGGATCCTCGACGGCCGGCCGGTTGCCGGCAAGACCGGCAGCTCGGAGCGCAACGCCACCGAGACCTTCGTCGGCTTCACCCCGCAGGTCGCGGTCGCCGGCATCGCCGCCAACCCCGACGACCCGACCGACTCGGTGGGCGCGGCGGTGCAGGCGAAGGTGATCGACGCGGTCGCCCGGGTCATCGGCACCGCCGTCGCCGGCGAGCCGGAGAAGGCCTTCGCCGCCCCGAGCCGGGAGCTGATCGGCGACCCGCGCCGCCCGGTGGAGCGCCCACCGGTCGAGCAGCGCCGCCCGTCGGAGGAGCGCCGCCCGTCGGAGGAGCGGCGGCCGTCGCCCTCGGACGATCAGCGCCTTTCCGACCTGCGCCGCTGGCTGGAGCGCCGCGGCTGA
- a CDS encoding NfeD family protein, with protein sequence MDAVLWIVLGVVLAVAEIFTTTLFLIMFAVGALAAAGAAALGAPVEVQAIVFAGVSALTVLGVRPTLRRHRRSALESGEQPFGVEAIEGSTALVLEQVDAGQGMVKIDGELWQARSYDASQHFAPGDRVQVIQVRGATALVWRDDVSPSGELPEAKR encoded by the coding sequence GTGGACGCCGTGTTGTGGATCGTGCTGGGTGTCGTTCTGGCGGTCGCTGAGATCTTCACGACGACGCTGTTTCTGATCATGTTCGCGGTCGGGGCCCTGGCCGCCGCGGGAGCGGCGGCGCTCGGCGCCCCGGTCGAGGTGCAGGCGATCGTCTTCGCCGGGGTGTCGGCGCTGACGGTGCTGGGCGTGCGGCCCACGCTGCGCAGGCACCGCCGCTCGGCGCTCGAGAGCGGCGAGCAGCCCTTCGGCGTGGAGGCGATCGAGGGCAGCACGGCGCTGGTGCTGGAGCAGGTCGACGCCGGGCAGGGCATGGTGAAGATCGACGGCGAGCTCTGGCAGGCCCGCTCCTACGACGCGAGCCAGCACTTCGCCCCCGGCGACCGGGTGCAGGTGATCCAGGTGCGGGGCGCTACCGCCCTGGTGTGGCGGGACGACGTTTCCCCTTCCGGTGAGCTACCCGAAGCGAAAAGGTGA
- a CDS encoding SPFH domain-containing protein, translated as MELVIPVLLIAIALIGVITLAKAVRIVPQQRQDVVERLGKYKRTLNPGLNILVPFVDAVRTKVDMREQVVSFPPQPVITSDNLVVSIDTVLYFKVVDSVRATYEISNFLQAIEQLTVTTLRNVIGSLDLERALTSRDQINRHLSGVLDETTGRWGIKVTRVELKAIEPPASIRDSMEKQMRAERDRRAAILNAEGHKQSQILTAEGEKQSAVLRADGDRQARILQAEGQAKAIKTVFDAIHQANPSQKVLAYQYLQALPQIANGTANKVWIVPAELTKALEGMGGALGGLSRMVGDEPAPEAAGSASEVEREAAEAAQAAAAAAQQIHDEVRVAEAQATGGRPQGLPAPEPVSPASLLRDPANQRERG; from the coding sequence ATGGAACTTGTGATCCCGGTCCTACTGATCGCCATCGCGCTGATCGGGGTGATCACCCTGGCCAAGGCGGTGCGGATCGTGCCGCAGCAGCGTCAGGACGTGGTCGAGCGGCTCGGCAAGTACAAGCGCACGCTCAACCCGGGGCTGAACATCCTGGTCCCGTTCGTCGACGCGGTGCGTACCAAGGTCGACATGCGTGAGCAGGTGGTCAGCTTCCCGCCGCAGCCGGTGATCACCTCCGACAACCTGGTGGTCTCGATCGACACGGTCCTCTACTTCAAGGTCGTCGACTCGGTGCGGGCCACCTACGAGATCTCGAACTTCCTCCAGGCCATCGAGCAGCTCACCGTCACCACGCTGCGTAACGTGATCGGCTCGCTGGACCTGGAGCGGGCGCTGACCAGCCGCGATCAGATCAACCGTCACCTGTCGGGCGTGCTGGACGAGACCACCGGCCGGTGGGGCATCAAGGTCACCCGGGTGGAGCTCAAGGCGATCGAGCCGCCGGCGAGCATCCGCGACTCGATGGAGAAGCAGATGCGCGCCGAGCGCGACCGCCGGGCGGCGATCCTGAACGCCGAGGGGCACAAGCAGTCGCAGATCCTCACGGCCGAGGGTGAGAAGCAGTCCGCGGTGCTGCGCGCCGACGGCGACCGGCAGGCCCGGATCCTCCAGGCCGAGGGTCAGGCGAAGGCGATCAAGACGGTGTTCGACGCGATCCACCAGGCGAACCCGAGCCAGAAGGTGCTCGCCTACCAGTACCTCCAGGCCCTGCCGCAGATCGCCAACGGCACCGCGAACAAGGTCTGGATCGTGCCGGCCGAGCTGACCAAGGCGCTGGAGGGCATGGGTGGCGCGCTGGGCGGGCTGAGCCGGATGGTCGGCGACGAGCCGGCGCCGGAGGCGGCCGGTAGCGCGAGCGAGGTGGAGCGCGAGGCGGCCGAGGCCGCGCAGGCCGCGGCCGCCGCCGCCCAGCAGATCCACGACGAGGTACGCGTCGCCGAGGCGCAGGCCACCGGCGGCAGGCCGCAAGGGCTGCCGGCACCCGAGCCGGTCTCCCCGGCGAGCCTGCTGCGCGACCCGGCCAACCAGCGCGAACGGGGCTGA
- a CDS encoding serine hydrolase domain-containing protein, which translates to MSLLPATIRQVDALIAAAQSAGRTPSLLVGVVRDGALTHLATAGEHPRPDADLQYRLGSISKTMTATLVMQERDAGRLALDDPLEKHLPDTGVGTLTLRQLLGHASGLRREPDGQWWERAEVGDLATLLAGVGAEKIAYPPHRAYHYSNLAYGLLGGVLERITGTPWAELLRQRVLEPLGMRRTTYAATEPFARGYVVHPWHDTLREEPRTDTGAMAPAGQLWSTAEDLARWAAFLADPAPQVLAAGTLTEMCVPVSISDVDSWTGGHGLGLELYRQGERVYVGHGGSMPGYVAALAVHRPSRTGVIGFANSYGFRTGGIGGLALRVLTTVLDAEPAFPQPWRPATAAPPAEVDEVTGRWWWMGASLDVTWDAARGELVVYVRGERVSVFAPEGPDRWRGRSGPENGEILSVLRDEAGRAVALDIATFVFTRTPDQEP; encoded by the coding sequence GTGTCCCTGCTGCCCGCGACCATCCGCCAGGTCGATGCCCTCATCGCCGCGGCGCAGTCCGCCGGCCGTACGCCGTCGCTGCTGGTCGGCGTGGTGCGCGACGGCGCGCTCACGCACCTCGCCACCGCCGGCGAGCACCCGCGCCCCGACGCCGACCTCCAGTACCGCCTCGGGTCGATCAGCAAGACCATGACGGCCACCCTGGTCATGCAGGAGCGCGACGCCGGCCGGCTGGCCCTGGACGATCCGCTGGAGAAGCACCTGCCGGACACCGGCGTGGGCACGCTCACCCTGCGACAGCTGCTCGGCCACGCGAGCGGCCTGCGTCGCGAGCCGGACGGGCAGTGGTGGGAGCGCGCCGAGGTCGGGGACCTGGCCACCCTGCTGGCCGGGGTCGGCGCCGAGAAGATCGCCTACCCCCCGCACCGCGCCTACCACTACTCGAACCTGGCGTACGGGCTGCTCGGCGGGGTGCTGGAGCGGATCACCGGCACCCCGTGGGCCGAGCTGCTGCGCCAGCGCGTGCTGGAGCCGCTCGGCATGCGCCGCACCACGTACGCGGCCACCGAGCCGTTCGCCCGCGGCTACGTCGTGCACCCCTGGCACGACACGCTGCGGGAGGAGCCGCGCACCGACACCGGGGCGATGGCCCCGGCCGGGCAGCTCTGGTCGACCGCCGAGGACCTGGCCCGCTGGGCGGCCTTCCTGGCCGACCCGGCGCCGCAGGTGCTGGCGGCCGGAACGCTGACCGAGATGTGCGTCCCCGTGTCGATCAGCGACGTCGACTCGTGGACCGGCGGGCACGGCCTCGGGCTGGAGCTCTACCGGCAGGGCGAGCGGGTGTACGTCGGGCACGGCGGCTCGATGCCCGGCTACGTGGCCGCCCTGGCGGTGCACCGCCCGTCCCGGACCGGCGTGATCGGCTTCGCCAACTCGTACGGCTTCCGCACCGGCGGGATCGGCGGGCTCGCGCTGCGGGTCCTGACCACCGTGCTGGACGCCGAGCCGGCGTTCCCGCAGCCCTGGCGGCCCGCCACCGCCGCCCCGCCCGCCGAGGTCGACGAGGTGACCGGCCGCTGGTGGTGGATGGGGGCGTCGCTCGACGTCACCTGGGACGCGGCCAGGGGCGAGCTGGTCGTCTACGTACGCGGGGAGCGGGTCAGCGTCTTCGCACCCGAAGGGCCCGACCGCTGGCGGGGCCGCTCCGGCCCGGAGAACGGCGAGATCCTGTCGGTGCTGCGCGACGAGGCGGGGCGGGCGGTGGCGCTCGACATCGCCACCTTCGTCTTCACCCGTACCCCCGACCAGGAGCCCTGA
- a CDS encoding thiamine pyrophosphate-requiring protein produces the protein MPGPAAEHPDGRRVDLGPLPRDATVADHIVHRLAGWGVRRYFGYPGDGINGLTSALQRTGERTQFVQVRHEETAGFAASAHVKYGGGPLGCALVTSGPGAIHLLNGLYDAKLDHQPVVALVGHTALTAEGGGYYQEVDLLALYKDVAAAFLAQLDHPSQVRHLVDRACRTALARRTVTALVLPSDIQGAPAVPEPPHAHGYYRTSDVPGTGPTVPPEADLRRAAEVLGGGERVAMLVGQGALGAVDEVRAVADRLGAGVAAALLGFAAVDHREPWVTGAIGLLGTRPSWQLMNECDRLLIVGSNMPYSEFYPPQGRARAVQIDRDGTQLGLRYPTEVNLTGDAGPTLRALLRELGPGPGPTRWRATIGKATTAWRRTQRELAGQSADPVNPQLLFATLSDRLPDDVMISVDCGTTTAWYARHVQVRPGMLASLSGTLLSMGGAMPYALAAKFAHPDRPLVALIGDGAMQMNGVNELVTVAKYWRSWSDPRFVVLVLNNRDLAFVSWEQRSSEGTPMFPDSQQLPDIAYHRWAEVLGLGGELVDAPEQVPGVWERALSADRPVVVNALVDPAELMLPPHFTAEQARNTAAAVLRGDTDWAGIIRRGLPTAVATLRSGRGRG, from the coding sequence ATGCCGGGGCCGGCCGCCGAACACCCGGACGGACGGCGCGTCGACCTGGGCCCGCTACCGCGCGACGCCACCGTCGCGGACCACATCGTGCACCGGCTGGCCGGCTGGGGCGTACGCCGCTACTTCGGCTATCCCGGCGACGGCATCAACGGCCTGACCTCGGCGCTGCAGCGCACCGGGGAACGGACGCAGTTCGTCCAGGTCCGGCACGAGGAGACCGCCGGCTTCGCGGCCTCGGCCCACGTCAAGTACGGCGGCGGGCCGCTCGGCTGCGCGCTGGTGACCAGCGGCCCCGGCGCGATCCACCTGCTCAACGGCCTGTACGACGCCAAGCTGGACCACCAGCCGGTGGTCGCCCTGGTCGGGCACACCGCGCTCACCGCCGAGGGCGGCGGCTACTACCAGGAGGTGGACCTGCTCGCCCTCTACAAGGACGTGGCCGCCGCCTTCCTGGCCCAGCTCGACCACCCCAGCCAGGTACGCCACCTGGTCGACCGGGCCTGCCGCACGGCACTGGCGCGGCGTACCGTCACCGCGCTGGTGCTGCCGTCGGACATCCAGGGCGCGCCGGCGGTGCCGGAACCGCCGCACGCGCACGGCTACTACCGCACCAGCGACGTGCCCGGCACCGGCCCCACGGTGCCGCCGGAGGCCGACCTGCGCCGGGCCGCCGAGGTGCTGGGCGGCGGCGAACGCGTCGCCATGCTCGTCGGGCAGGGCGCGCTCGGCGCGGTCGACGAGGTCCGCGCCGTCGCCGACCGGCTCGGCGCGGGGGTGGCGGCGGCGCTGCTCGGGTTCGCCGCGGTCGACCACCGGGAGCCGTGGGTGACCGGCGCCATCGGCCTGCTCGGCACCCGGCCCAGCTGGCAGCTGATGAACGAGTGCGACCGGCTGCTGATCGTGGGCAGCAACATGCCCTACTCGGAGTTCTACCCGCCGCAGGGGCGGGCCCGCGCGGTGCAGATCGACCGGGACGGCACGCAGTTGGGGCTGCGGTACCCGACCGAGGTGAACCTCACCGGGGACGCCGGGCCGACCCTGCGGGCCCTGCTGCGCGAGCTCGGGCCCGGCCCGGGGCCGACCCGCTGGCGGGCGACGATCGGCAAGGCCACCACGGCCTGGCGGCGTACGCAGCGGGAGCTGGCCGGGCAGTCCGCCGACCCGGTCAACCCGCAGTTGCTCTTCGCCACCCTCAGCGACCGGCTGCCGGACGACGTGATGATCTCGGTCGACTGCGGCACCACGACCGCCTGGTACGCCCGGCACGTCCAGGTGCGCCCCGGCATGCTGGCCAGCCTCTCCGGCACCCTGCTCTCGATGGGTGGCGCGATGCCGTACGCGCTGGCCGCCAAGTTCGCCCACCCGGACCGCCCGCTGGTGGCCCTGATCGGCGACGGCGCGATGCAGATGAACGGGGTCAACGAGCTGGTCACGGTGGCCAAGTACTGGCGGAGCTGGTCGGACCCGCGGTTCGTGGTGCTGGTGCTCAACAACCGGGACCTCGCCTTCGTCAGCTGGGAGCAGCGCTCCAGCGAGGGAACGCCGATGTTCCCCGACAGCCAGCAGCTGCCCGACATCGCCTACCACCGGTGGGCGGAGGTGCTGGGCCTGGGCGGCGAGCTGGTCGACGCGCCGGAGCAGGTGCCGGGCGTCTGGGAGCGGGCGCTGAGCGCGGACCGGCCGGTGGTCGTCAACGCCCTGGTCGACCCGGCCGAGCTGATGCTGCCGCCGCACTTCACCGCCGAGCAGGCCCGCAACACCGCCGCCGCCGTCCTGCGCGGCGACACCGACTGGGCGGGCATCATCCGGCGGGGCCTGCCCACGGCGGTCGCCACCCTCCGGTCGGGACGCGGGCGGGGCTGA
- a CDS encoding DUF3097 domain-containing protein, with protein sequence MGRYAEDVLAGDWRRRKVTPEVDAEPDLVVEDADSGFCGAVVGFEAGAVVLEDRHGRRRNFPLLPAAFLLDGQPVTLRRPTRAPVPAARRRTASGSIAVDGVRAQVAKASRIWVEGVHDAALVERIWGDDLRVEGVVVEPLDGIDALDAEVRDFAPGPGRRLGVLVDHLVAGSKESRIVAKVTSPHVLVTGHPYVDVWQAVKPAALGIRAWPVVPPGRPWKEGVCAALGVAEPAEMWRHILSRVDSFADVETPLINAMERLIDFVTEPA encoded by the coding sequence ATGGGGCGGTATGCGGAGGACGTGCTGGCGGGGGACTGGCGGCGGCGGAAGGTCACGCCCGAGGTGGACGCCGAGCCGGATCTGGTGGTCGAGGACGCCGACTCCGGCTTCTGCGGTGCGGTGGTGGGCTTCGAGGCCGGCGCGGTGGTGTTGGAGGACCGGCACGGGCGCCGGCGCAACTTTCCGCTGCTGCCGGCGGCGTTCCTGCTCGACGGGCAACCCGTGACGCTGCGCCGGCCGACCCGCGCCCCGGTGCCGGCCGCCCGCCGCCGTACCGCCTCCGGCTCGATCGCGGTCGACGGCGTACGCGCCCAGGTCGCCAAGGCCAGCCGGATCTGGGTGGAGGGCGTCCACGACGCCGCCCTGGTCGAGCGGATCTGGGGCGACGACCTGCGCGTCGAGGGGGTGGTGGTGGAGCCGTTGGACGGCATCGACGCGCTCGACGCCGAGGTGCGCGACTTCGCGCCCGGCCCGGGCCGCCGCCTCGGCGTGCTCGTCGACCACCTCGTCGCCGGCTCCAAGGAGAGCCGGATCGTCGCGAAGGTGACCTCTCCGCACGTGCTCGTGACCGGGCACCCGTACGTCGACGTGTGGCAGGCCGTGAAGCCGGCGGCGCTGGGCATCCGGGCGTGGCCGGTGGTGCCGCCGGGACGACCGTGGAAGGAGGGCGTGTGCGCCGCGCTCGGGGTCGCCGAGCCGGCGGAGATGTGGCGGCACATCCTGTCCCGGGTGGACAGTTTCGCCGACGTGGAGACGCCGCTGATCAACGCGATGGAACGCCTGATCGACTTCGTGACCGAGCCGGCCTGA